From uncultured Pseudodesulfovibrio sp.:
CGTGCCATCGGGTGAATATTTCACCCAAAACCAGTCTCCATCGCTTGGATTATACCCACTCACCTTATACATGACTGTTATGGCCGCAAGCTTTTCATCAGGGCTATAATTTTCTTTAACCTCAATGGTGCCACATGCAACTGGCGGCATTTTTGAATTCAACCCAGCCGAATTCACATAAACCTTGTGTTTCGGACCATGAGGAGCACGACCGGGTTGCATTCCTTCATGATCCGGCCAGAAACCCCACTCAGTATATGGATCAACCTTGGTGATATAGTTCCATAACTCTTTTGCATCTGGTCCCGGTTTTCCTTCGGCCAAAGCAGAACCAGCCAGCAAAGACAATGTAAAAGCCGCACAGAGAGCAATCAGACAACACTTTTTCATGGGAGACTCCTTGTATTATCATTATGGCCTAAAACAAACCTCTCACAAGATAAAAGCCGGTAAAAAGCTGCATGAAAGCCAATAGGACCAGTATGAGATTATTGACGCCATGGAATATGGGCAGTATTTTTCTCGAAGCTTTTTTGAATTTCATATATAAACCGGAACCTTCACCAAAAACAATCATTGGTAACATGATCATTGCAATCGTTCGGTGGTCACCTGTCATGCCGGCCTCGCCATAGATCAGTTTTGCCATAATTCCTCCAGCAATCATGCCGAAAAACCATGTACTCATGACAACAATTCCATAGCGGACATGCCCTTTCCAATTAAACCGAACTTTATGTTTAAAAAGGGAAATTCTAATTCGATTGATACCCTGCCATGCTACCCAAAGAGATAAAACAAACGCGAGGGTCATGAAAACGGGATGTCCAAGAGCCATAAAAATGGGCATTTTTTGCGATGTGGAAATAGTCACATCAGCTTTATGAGAAGACTCACAGTTCAGAATTTGTGCTACAGGCTGAGTCTGCCCACTCAACAACAGAGAGAATGCCGCAATCTCATCGTCCGAGACTTTTGCTCCATTGGAAACCATGCGCTTGACAGTCGGCCCCCAAAAATCCTCTCCCTTACCCCAATTGGCACAAATGCGGTCAGCCGTATGACAGACAACACATCGCTCCTTGATTAAGGATGGCTCAATCTGTAAAGCGAAGCCATTTACAGCAGGAAAAGAAAACATGACCATTACCAAAAATATAAGAATACGATACGAAATTTTCATACTTAAATACATCTGATAATCATCCCTATAAGTCAACACATCTCCCTTATTAATAACATGAACTCTTCTTGTTTCTTCTACTCAACCATTCTATGAATGGATCATGTCGTCATCGCCATTTACGTTGAAAGTCATAAAAATCATCCGTTCGATACCTCATGGAAAGGTTGCTACGTATGGTGGGATTGCCACCATGGCTGGTAATCGTCGAGCGGCCCGACAGGTTGCTCGTATTCTCCACTCCTGCTCTCGAAAGGAAGGACTTCCCTGGCACAGGGTACTCAACAGGGAAGGTCGTATCTCCCTCGCTCGTCAGCAGGGGTATGAGGACCAAAAAGAATTACTTGTAAATGAAGGTATCTTATTCGACGCGTCGGACAGAATAAATCTCGACGATTTTCTGTGGTATAAGAAAATAGTCTGATCATATATCTTTTATTGCTAAAATTGGTTGCATTTCAGCCCCCTTTTGCAATAGATTGCCTCCATGAAACAAATACAAATTCGCTCTATTCTCTGTATTTTGGCCGTAATTTCATTGTGTGCTTGCGCCAGTAAAGCCCCTGAAATGGGAATGCACAATGGCACATTTGCCGTATGCGGCGAAACAAATGACTGCGTTTCATCACAAGCCACTAATCCCAAAAATAAAATTGCTCCAATTATAGCCCATGGAGATTCTGAAATTGTCATGGTTGATTTGGGCAACGCAATTGAGTCCATATTCGGGGGTAAAGTCTTGCTCGTTGAGGACAATTATCTTCGTGCTGAATTCAAAAGCTCAGTCATGCGTACCATGGACGATGCTGAATTCTTCTATGATCAGCATGCGGGAATAATTCACGTTCACGCAATCTCACGTGGAGACTTTTTGGATTTTGGCGGAAATAGAGATCGTATTGAAGAATTACGACAAATTTTTGAGAAATCACAATAGATTACAATTCTATCACGATAAAAAAAAGACCGCACAATGTGCGGTCTTTTTTTTCACGAATGTTATTCTTTACTTGGAGATAGCTTCATTAGGACATGTTTCAATAGCTTCATCCACGCAATCAGCAGTAGAATCTTCTTTGATCACGATAGCCTTTTCACCGTCGTCATCCATTTCAAAAACTTCTGGACAAATCTCAACACAAGATTCACAGCCGATGCATTCATCAGGATCAATAACAATACTCATACTACAACCTCCTATAATGGTTGAAACAACTCAACCTATATGATTTTCAGTTGGTGTAATATAGCCTGTCTGTCAATTTGGTGGCAACACTTTTCATGAAAAAATATTGAACACACTCAATCAACCATTATGAAAACTGTTGAAAAAACGTGCGCCTCACTCAAGGCCCCATAATATTAATTAGTTAAAATATTTTAAATAATTAAGCTCTTTTGCGTTCTTCATCAGTAAAAAGCCTCGGAAAAAAAAAGATTTAATGATAATTTGTCATGAGATAATAGTTCATTACCGAAATCAGTTGTCATTAATAATCTCTTTTTTGAGGATTCCATGCCGTCATTTCTTAAAAATGCATTTAAAAAAGATCAGCTCATCCTTCTTGTCGCCGGAGTGAGTATTACTATTGTCATGGTCCTCCTCTTTCTCAGTCAGCCTCAATTCCTCTACTTACTGGAATTAAAGATATATGATCATTATATAAAAGAATATCATGGACCAGTTTCAACCAATATCCCTGTTATCATCGACCTTGATGAAAAAAGCTTGGCTGAAAAAGGCCAATGGCCCTGGCCAAGATATCGTGTAGCCATGCTCATGAAATATCTGCAGGCATACGGTGCAGCAGCCATTGCTTCAGATATTATTTTTGTTGAACCAGACCGGACATCGCCCATAAACATCAAAAAAGATGTAAAAAGGGATTTGGACCTCAATATTAGTTTCAAAGGATTACCCGTTGATTTTGATGACTACGATGCATTATTGGCGGCCAATCTCAAAACAGGACCTTTCGTTCTTGGCATTGATTTTATCGCAAGCGCTAAAAATCAGCGAAATGTTTCTCAAGAGCGACCCCAATGTACTGTCAAACCCGCCAAGGTTGCAGTCCTCGCCCCTCCTGGTTCTATGGCTCCGCTTGATGCCATTCCTCAGGCAGAGGATATGATCTGTCCCATTCCGATATTAGCAGAGGCCGCTGCACGAAGTGGGTTCATTACAATTTCCCCTGATGCAGATTCAGTCTACAGGCGCGTGCCTCTCCTCTTCAGTTGCAAAGGAAATATCTATCCCAGTCTTGCTCTGGCCTCGCTCATGCAGGCAACCGGCATAAATAGCATGATTCTAAAAATGTCCTCGTTAGGCGTAGAATCGATCAAACTCAAAGGAATGGTTATCCCAACAGACCATCATGGACGAATGTTGATCAACTATCGCGGTACAATGAAAACATTTGAGTATATAAGCGCCGCTGACGTTCTTGACAGGAAACTCCCTAACGGAGCACTTCAAGGGCGGATTGCTCTGATCGGGACGTCTGCTTCAGGACTGAAGGATTTGCGCCCTACACCACTTGATCCGGGCGCTCCAGGGGTAGAAACCCATGCAACAATCATCGATAATATTTTATCAAAGCAATTTATTTCCATCCCGGACTGGACGAAAGGAATTGAGTTTTCCGGCATGGTACTAGCGGGGCTTGTCACGACCTTTCTCCTCATGTGGGCCCGAGCTTCCTGGATAGTACTCCCTCTGATAGGCCTAAGTTATGCGATGTGGTATGGATCAATTCTCCTTTATCAAGAACAAAACTACTTCATATCCCCCATGTATTCCTATCTTACTTTGGCTGTAACATTCGCTTCTTTGACCATTCTAAAATTCTGGCGAGAAGAACATGCCAAAAAATTCATTCATGGAGCGTTTGCCCATTATCTGTCTCCATCAGTTATTTCTCAAATAATGGACAATCCAGATGCCTTATCTCTGGAAGGTCAGGAAAAAGACATAACTATTCAATTCTCAGATGTTCGTGGTTTCACCTCACTATCGGAAAAACTTTCTCCGACACAAGTGACAGACCTTTTGCATGATTACCTGACGCCAATGACTCGAATCATTACAGAAAATGAGGGGACACTGGACAAGTTCATCGGTGATGCGGTCATGGCTTTCTGGAACGCACCACTTGATGTGGAAAATCATCAAGATAAAGCATTAATAGCCGCAATTAATCAACTGGACCGTCTGGAACAATTGAACGATGAATTCATGAAAAAATATGGATTTACCATCGCCGTAGGCATTGGTATTCACTCGGGTCCTGTGCGAGTCGGGAATATGGGGTCCGCAGATTTATTCGATTACACACTCATTGGTGACAATGTAAATCTAGCTTCACGTCTTGAAGGATTGACCAAATATTACGGTCAAAAGCTGGTGGTCAGTCAAGACGTAATCAATGCCTGTAAAGAAGGATATTACTGTCGAATACTCGATAATGTTCGAGTAAAAGGCAAAAAAGAATCAGTCACTATCTATACGGTTTACAAACAAAAAGAAGCCTTAGAACGTAAGGACGAACTCGCTCTATATCAAACAGCTTATGATGCATATACAAACAAAAAGTTCGAGGAAGCCAAAAAACTGTTTATAAAACTCAAAGGAACAGGGAAAGATCAATTATTGTACGATCTGTACATCAAACGATGTGCACACCTCATAGAGGTCCCTCCTGAATCCGATTGGGATGGTGTATTCAATCACAAAACAAAATAAAAAAGGGCCGTTAAAAAAACGGCCCTTTTGCATTTTTATATGATTTAAAACTTAGGGGTTATTCATCATACCTTCAATAAAACTGTCAGGCCACAGGGCAGGAGACGGGTCGCCTTCCATAAGACGTTCCTTGGCGGCATTATCCAGTTCAAAACCATTTTTGATAAAGCTAGTATAAAAACCGGCAGCATCAATGTCACCGATCAAAATACAACCAGCCAAAACATTTTCTTTGAATATGAGCTTTCGGTAAATTGAGTTTTCTCGATCCAAATGAATGGTTGTCTCATACCCATCCTCATCTGCCAGATTTGTTTCACCAACAGAAATCGTCGGCAAACCGTAATACGTAATAGAGTTCATTGACATGCCACCTGTGTAAGGGGCATCCGCCCCAGCCATATTCAACCCAGCATATCGTCCCTGAGTGTACGCATTAGGCCAGATGGGACGCACGGTATATTCACCGGTCAGTAGATCCTTGGCTTCAGCAACATCGCCCGCAGCAAAAATATCAGGATCGCTTGTTGCAAGGAAATCATTAACCCGAATACCCTGATTTGTAATTAATCCAGCCTGTGCAGCCAGTCCCATATTCGGACGTACACCGGCAGCCACAATGACCACATCTGCATCGACAAGCCCCTTGTCGGTTTCTACACCTTTAATAGTTCCGTCATTGTACCGAACAATTTCCTTGGTGCCGGTCCCTTGCATAAATTTAATACCATTCTTTTCAAGATGATCGACAATTAACTCTCCTGCCGTTTCATCAAAATAGGTGCGCATTATACGGGAACGAACAACAATGGTGACTTCTACACCCTTTTCGGCAAAGCCTTCGGCAGCTTTCAAAGCGATCAGTCCAGCACCAATGACAACAACCCTCTTAACTTTGTCCACCAATTCCTTGAGTGTCTCCGCATGAGCGACAGTTGTAAAATTGTGGACCCCCGGTCCATCAATTCCAGGGAGGTTCGGCTTGACGGGTGTCCCCCCTGTAGCAAGCAGTAATTTGCCATACGGTACAGTATCCCCACTGTCCAAGGTCACAATTTTATCATTGGTATCAATGGACAACACCCGTGATCCGAGCCGCATTTCAATCCCGTTATTTTTATAAAATTCTTCTGGACGAAATGGTAATGTTTCGAATTTTATCTTATCTGAAAGGTAATAGGAGATCAGCGGACGTCCATATGTCGGCACAGCCTC
This genomic window contains:
- a CDS encoding FAD-dependent oxidoreductase, with protein sequence MNYVIVGNGVSAIGAIEGIRQHDTKGAITVISDEAVPTYGRPLISYYLSDKIKFETLPFRPEEFYKNNGIEMRLGSRVLSIDTNDKIVTLDSGDTVPYGKLLLATGGTPVKPNLPGIDGPGVHNFTTVAHAETLKELVDKVKRVVVIGAGLIALKAAEGFAEKGVEVTIVVRSRIMRTYFDETAGELIVDHLEKNGIKFMQGTGTKEIVRYNDGTIKGVETDKGLVDADVVIVAAGVRPNMGLAAQAGLITNQGIRVNDFLATSDPDIFAAGDVAEAKDLLTGEYTVRPIWPNAYTQGRYAGLNMAGADAPYTGGMSMNSITYYGLPTISVGETNLADEDGYETTIHLDRENSIYRKLIFKENVLAGCILIGDIDAAGFYTSFIKNGFELDNAAKERLMEGDPSPALWPDSFIEGMMNNP
- a CDS encoding ferredoxin, with protein sequence MSIVIDPDECIGCESCVEICPEVFEMDDDGEKAIVIKEDSTADCVDEAIETCPNEAISK
- a CDS encoding MGMT family protein, giving the protein MSSSPFTLKVIKIIRSIPHGKVATYGGIATMAGNRRAARQVARILHSCSRKEGLPWHRVLNREGRISLARQQGYEDQKELLVNEGILFDASDRINLDDFLWYKKIV
- a CDS encoding adenylate/guanylate cyclase domain-containing protein; the protein is MPSFLKNAFKKDQLILLVAGVSITIVMVLLFLSQPQFLYLLELKIYDHYIKEYHGPVSTNIPVIIDLDEKSLAEKGQWPWPRYRVAMLMKYLQAYGAAAIASDIIFVEPDRTSPINIKKDVKRDLDLNISFKGLPVDFDDYDALLAANLKTGPFVLGIDFIASAKNQRNVSQERPQCTVKPAKVAVLAPPGSMAPLDAIPQAEDMICPIPILAEAAARSGFITISPDADSVYRRVPLLFSCKGNIYPSLALASLMQATGINSMILKMSSLGVESIKLKGMVIPTDHHGRMLINYRGTMKTFEYISAADVLDRKLPNGALQGRIALIGTSASGLKDLRPTPLDPGAPGVETHATIIDNILSKQFISIPDWTKGIEFSGMVLAGLVTTFLLMWARASWIVLPLIGLSYAMWYGSILLYQEQNYFISPMYSYLTLAVTFASLTILKFWREEHAKKFIHGAFAHYLSPSVISQIMDNPDALSLEGQEKDITIQFSDVRGFTSLSEKLSPTQVTDLLHDYLTPMTRIITENEGTLDKFIGDAVMAFWNAPLDVENHQDKALIAAINQLDRLEQLNDEFMKKYGFTIAVGIGIHSGPVRVGNMGSADLFDYTLIGDNVNLASRLEGLTKYYGQKLVVSQDVINACKEGYYCRILDNVRVKGKKESVTIYTVYKQKEALERKDELALYQTAYDAYTNKKFEEAKKLFIKLKGTGKDQLLYDLYIKRCAHLIEVPPESDWDGVFNHKTK
- a CDS encoding cytochrome P460 family protein — protein: MKKCCLIALCAAFTLSLLAGSALAEGKPGPDAKELWNYITKVDPYTEWGFWPDHEGMQPGRAPHGPKHKVYVNSAGLNSKMPPVACGTIEVKENYSPDEKLAAITVMYKVSGYNPSDGDWFWVKYSPDGTADKAGKPAGCIGCHGTRAANDFILVHEFK
- a CDS encoding DUF1499 domain-containing protein; translation: MKQIQIRSILCILAVISLCACASKAPEMGMHNGTFAVCGETNDCVSSQATNPKNKIAPIIAHGDSEIVMVDLGNAIESIFGGKVLLVEDNYLRAEFKSSVMRTMDDAEFFYDQHAGIIHVHAISRGDFLDFGGNRDRIEELRQIFEKSQ